ACGATCACCTGCGTCTGCTGTGTCCGCGGTGTCCAGCTGCCCCGTTGCTATGGAAACAGGACGCAAACTTTAACGTTaaactgcagcaggacaaaacaaaaaaaaagaaaacagtttggCAGAACAGAGTGGGATATGACGTCACTTCCGTCTGATTTAACAGTTAATCTGGAGATTATTAATATTCTTCTGATAAAGtttttacagtgaaacacaaacacggaACAATTCACGAGCCGCCTAAAGGGGGCGGAAGAGAGCGCTGCTGTGTTCAGGGACCGTGGGAAAACAACCCAGGGGATGAAAGGACGtagcagatgaaaacacaaaacacttccTTTGTTGTTTGGtactaaaataaaaagaaagtaaaaacaaaGCTCTCATCCGTAGTTACAGCTCAGTTGGTTGTGTTGAGatcatcagttgaagctgttttttaatctctttgtctttgaaCAACGCTTCCACCGTCAGCCTCGACTCAACAACTGATCGTTCTTCACTTCTTGAATcgacatttcattttgttttcacctcCGTCTGATATCCTGACATTACAACAGCTCTCAGCTCCATCTTTCCAAACGGGAGTCCAGCTCCTGTCACTGACTTCTAACTTTAGCTGCTCTTAgcttttagatttttttcagctgcttgaAAGACTCCCAGACATTATttcaaaagcaaacatttttaacagtCTACAATGTTTGAACATGAACAGTTTAGTTTTCTTCAGAACATTCAGGCTTGTTTAGGTAACTGTGACGTTAATTACAAATTAAACTGAGATCTTCGAGCTAATTGAAAGCAGCACGATCAGTTACGTCAGTCATCGCGTCATGCTCAGGCTGAGGAAGATCGTTTGTGAAACAGAGATTTGCTCGATGGTTAAAACTGAGCTAGAACCGTGACCATCAAGCCAAACTGACCGAAACGACGGTCCTGTCCGGGGCTTCTTCAGCACGTTCACGTCGTAATAACTGacctccatcttattttacgGAGAGATGTATTTTGAACTTCCCGTGTCGTGTGATTTGCTCCTGTGATTTGTGGAAACCCGCCAGAGTGAGACGTCTGTCTTGtgtcctgctctctgctgtaaACACACGTAGCTGTTAGCGGAGCGGCTGCTCTCATGTCTCCGCGGTTCTCTGCGCTTCTTCTCGCCAGAAATTCTCCGGCACTCTGACGTCCTGCTCTCGGCGTGTCTCTCCCGGACGGCAGGGATGCTCCGGTTCTGGTTTAAAGCGGCGGTCGTCGTCTGGCTCGTCCGCGGGTATCTGGGAGCCGCAGCCCGCCTGTACACAGAGGAGGACCCGCTCGTcatcctgagcagcagcagcttgaagCCCACCGTCACTAACTCGTCCTCGGCCTGGCTGGTCCAGTTCTTCTCGTCCTGGTGTGGACACTGCATACAGTACTCCAGCACATGGAAGGCCCTGGCCCAGGACGTCAAAGGTACCGCAGCAAGCACACACGTTTAGGTCCTTGTCTCCTTTGTaaacaccaaactccattcaaaataTGTTATGTAATGTAGTCCTGGTTGATCGTCAACACGACGATAATCCTTTAAATGAAACTCGATGCGCTGTCTGGTTCTATGGGTTCCCCCTTTAGTTCGGCATCCATTCAATTTAAAAATCAACAGGTAATCACAGTGAAATCTCAGCACCGCGTCGCGTGACTCTGTCACTGAACTGGTTTAAGTTGAGTGAAGCGTCTGAAAAGTGGCAGCTTTTTGAATGGAGTTCTGAGTAACAGAGTGACTCCGTACAAGAAGACGGTGTGTGCAAACAGCTGACGACACACTCTGAGCTTCACGTCACTTTTACCAGAATGAACATTTATTCCTGCAGTGTTCAtcaaagctaagctagctgcgtgtttgtctgtgtgctaaCCCTCTGAACCAACATGGATtatcagacctgcagcagccgATGCAGGTGAGCTCACACCGACTCTGATCAGCGGAAGTACAGAAACTGAGATGATATAATCGATTATTCTGATCCACCATGATCGCTCTGAAATTAGCACGAGCTAGCATGATGAGGCTAACAGGTACGAACCCAGAAGTGAGCTCATGTTACCAGAGGACAGGTGACACTTGAGTTCATTTAGGTGTCTGAGCAACAGCACATGTTCCAACAACACCTGTTTCAGGACGTCGAACGTGACTCACAAGAGACaccagacaggtgtgtgtgtgtgtgtggggggggggggcatgtgTGATCCCAGACcacaacacacaccagcagcttcaTTTATCGACAGATTtccatcatttgtttgtttttccaaaatatacaaaaaacctgagcacacacacacacacacacacacactctcacagaaGAACAACCTGTGGGAatcagtctgctgtgttttgtctccatcTGCCTCCAAAGCTCTGGGGAATAATTCAACTGGAGACCAGCTgcctctctaacacacacacacacacacacactcacactcacacacacacacacacacactctttatgTGGACCTGCTGTCAGAGACAAAGGACACTCAGAGACAATGACCCCCTGAATCtagacagacagctgagaaacacacacacacacacacacacacacacacacactcgctctctctctctctctctctctctctctctctctctctgtctcacacacacacacacacacacggttggacagaggagcagactaaatgtgtgtgtttgaacgaATCAGAACTCCTCAGACGTTCTGTCCTGAGAACGCGTTCTTCGTCTTCTGTCTGGAGGAACACCTGTGAGATATACAAGGACAGAAGTATACTCatagtctgtctctctctccctgcctgtctctctctccctgcctgtctctctctcagactggcAGCAGGCGGTCAGTGTGGGGGTGTTGGACTGCGCTCAGGAGGAAAACTTTGACGTCTGTAAAGAGTACAGCATCAAGTTCTACCCAACATTCAAAGTATGTCATGCTGTGCTACCTGCAGAGTACTAGCACTACCTGCAGAGTACTAGCACTACCTGCAGAGTACTTGCTCATAACACCACAGTGTGTAGTCGTGTGGAATAACTTTATTGGTCTTTTTGTCTTCAGTATTTTCGGGCTCACagtccagagacagacagagggacgaCCTACAGAGGTGAGACACACGTTTGCTCTTCCTGTCTCACACCTTCCACCTGACAAATAAACTTGggttcacctgcagcagcatccaggTCTGTTGGTATCTCATGTTCGTCTCTGGGACGTAGTAACTTGTGGACGAACAGGACGAACTGTCTGAGCCTCGTCTGTCCAATCCAGCGGACATGACATTAATTAATGGATTGAATGTATTTTGTCAATCcttcctgacctttgacctggagTAAAAATTAGACAAATTATACTGTCCGTCTGTccgcctgtccgtctgtctccagGTGCAGACAGAGAGATCCAGTCAGTGAGACAGTTGATGGTCAACATCCTGCAGAACCACACCAAGCTGGACCGGCCTGACCACTGTCCTCCACTGGAACCATTCAGgtaccagaaccagaaccagaaccagaaccagagacCTCAGAGTAACTTCAGAGTCGTCTGTAGTcagcgtgcgcacacacacacacacacacacacacactcacacacacacacacacacacacacacacactcacactcacacacacacacacacacacacacacacacactcacacacactcacacacacacacacacactcacacacactcacacacacacacacacacacacacacacactcacacacacactcacacacacacactcacacacacacacacacacacacacacacacactcacacacacactcagtcagtgTCTGCATGTCAGATGTAAACGGACCAATGAATTTATTGACCAATGAATGTCTTTGTAggacaaacaagacatttgagctCTGTgctaatctgtctgtctgtctgtctgtctctctgtctctctgtctgtctctctgtctgtctgtctgtctgcctgtctgtctctctgtctgtctgtctctctgtctgtctctctgtctgtctgtctctctgtctgtctgtctgtctgtctgtagctctgtggagctgctgcctctcttaggtcaaaggtcagatcaCTACACTGCCATCATCATGGAGGAGCCTGAGTCCTACGTAGGACGAGAGGTGGGACAGTGAGAGAGGACAGTAAAGTTCAACTTGAACATCAGAGCAGAGACTCTAACAgactctgtccctgtccctccctccctgtctgtctctctgtctctgtccctcaggTGATCCTGGACCTGCTGCAGTACTCAGGTGTGGAGGTAAAGAGAGCTCTGAGCTCTGATGTCCCCCTGCTGGACGCTCTGAAGATCACAACCATCCCGTCCATCTACCTGCTTCACCCcaatggaacacacacacacctgcacgtgtgagtaaacacacacacacacacacacacacacacacacacacaagaggacGTCTTGTTCCAGCAGGACGATGCCAAACCTCATTCTGCTCGTGTTCCAGCTGCTCAACTCTGTAGAGAAAGACTGTGAACGATTTCCTGCAGGAAGTGAAACGTGAAATATGACAGAGgtgcctcacacacacctgggctcacacacatatgcttctccttattcttcttctccttcacctccttcttcttcttcttcagtcagAAGAAGTTgcgtttcttcttctcctccttgttGCGGACGTTACCAGGAGTCCAGCGCAGGTTGAagtggggcagcagcagcagttccagTGGAGGTCAAACGGGGGCGCTGCCAGACAAACAGAGCACGGAGCCCTGGAGAGACTTCGACAGGTCAGAGACTGACTCAGACCGGCTCAGATCAGTTTGTGGAGGCAGGGACTCATCGGTTTACCTGTCTCTGCAGGGCGAAGGTGTACACAGCTGATCTGGAGTCAGCCCTCCACTACCTGCTGAGAGTCGAGCTGGCTACCCATCATACCCTGGAGGGGGAGGAGCTGAAGATCTTTAAGGACTTTGTCACGCTGGTTGCAAAGGTAACAGCAGAGTTATTTAGTTTTGTTCGAGGGTAAATCTGGAACTTCTGAACCAAAACCAGAACCAGCCTTGTCTCAGTGAGGCTTCAGTGTTTTGAATCAGCTGGAGGAAACTCCTCtttcatcagctgctctgatgtcaCTGTTACTTCCTTGCCTGCgtgttacttcctgtctgtgtgttacttcctgtctgtgtgctacttcctgtctgtgtgttacttcctgtctgagtgTTACCTCCTGCCTGCGTGTTACCTCCTGCCTACGtgctacttcctgtctgtgtgttactTCCTTGCCTGCGTGTTACTTCCTGTCTGCGTGTTACTTCTTGGCTGCgtgttacttcctgtctgtgtgttactTCCTGTCTGCGTGTTACTTCCTGCCTGTGTGTTACTTCTTGACTGCGTGTTACTTCTTGACTGCctgttacttcctgtttgcGTGTTACTTCCTGTCTGCGTGTTACTTCCTGCCTGTGTGTTACTTCTTGGCTGCgtgttacttcctgtctgtgtgttacttcctgtctgcgtgtgacttcctgtctgcgtgTTACTTCCTGCCTGTGTGTTACTTCTTGACTGCGTGTTACTTCTTGACTGCctgttacttcctgtttgcGTGTTACTTCCTGTCTGCGTGTTACTTCCTGCCTGTGTGTTACTTCTTGGCTGCgtgttacttcctgtctgtgtgttacttcctgtctgcgtgtgacttcctgtctgcgtgTTACTTCTTGACTGCctgttacttcctgtttgcgtgctacttcctgtctgtgtgttacttcctgtctgcgtgtgacttcctgtctgcgtgtgacttcctgtctgcgtgTTACTTCCTGCCTGCAGTCTTTTGTCCACATGTAAAGAGCTGATTAGAAACATGGTCACCTGTAAACATCAGTGTTCTCCAGCAGAAATCCACCTGCAGAGTCCAGATCTGTGGAGTCCAGGAAGCTGATTACAGAGACCTGGTTTCTTGTTTCCATCTTTGAGAAATCAGCTGATTGTAACTTGTGAcgtacacagatacacactcacGCCTGACCACAGGTGatccctccgtctgtctctaCCTGTGCAGTTGTATCCAGGTGGAGGTTCTGTCGTGAAGCTGATGGAGacgctctctgattggctgctcagTCTGCCGCTGCAGCGAATCCCCTACCAGGCCGTCCTGGACCTGGTGGACAACAAGATGAGGGTGACACACACGggcagaacacacagacacgcacacacacacacagagcagcagcagttgacttcctgtttcctgtccagatctcaggtgtgtttctggGGGCGGAGCTTCGCTGGGTTGGTTGCCAGGGCAGCAGGCCGGGGCTTCGAGGTTACCCATGTGCCCTCTGGACTCTGTTTCACGTCCTGACCGTCCAACATGATGCCACGCCCACCGCACTGGaaaacacaggtacacacacacacacacacacacacacctgggtcTGAAGCGTCCTCTCCTCTATGGTCTGAGTGAGATCGTGACCAACGAGCTGTGCTGAAGAAGATACTGGTCACTTTACCATGAACTCACATACAAGCAAAcggtgcaggtgtgtgtgtgtgtgtgtgtgtgtgtgtgtgtgtgtgtgactgtacgTGTCTCGTGCAGGTCTGGAGGGTGAAGCAGCGCCGGTACTGCAGGTGATGCGTCAGTACATCAGGACGTTCTTCGGCTGCCAGCAGTGCGGTCGACACTTCGAACAGGCAGCAGCCGTCAGTTTGGAGCGAGTCCAGACCAGAGAGGACCAGGTCCTCTGGCTGTGGAACCAGCACAACATGGTGAACTACAGACTGGCtggtacgcacacacacacacacacacacatacacacacgcacacacatgcacacacacacacacacacgcacatatacatacacacatgcacacacacacatacatacacacacatacgcacacacacacacacacacacacacgcacatatacatacacacacacacatgcacacacacatacacacacacacacacacacgcacacacacacatacacacacacacatacgcacacacacacacacacacacatacgcgcacacacacacacgtaaggCAACATGTCGTCTGCTTGTCCAAAACCGCCGTGGCCCCACCTTCactgtcagaggtcagaggtcaatgACTCCCTGCATACAGAGGTCGACCATGTGATGCGCTGGTCCTTATAAGAGGATGTaaatactgatgatgatgatgaggatagGGACTCTTCCTCTGGGCGGCCATGTTTGcacagctaacaggagctgctaacagctaattcagcagaCTGCTAATGGCCTTTCTCAAcatgcgttcttctctgttcttgtgttcttgtgtacttgacaaacgtcatcagtctcagtccaagtTCTGTTCCGATTCAAAAGTCTGCgtctcgccaagtacagtcaaatacccggatgtgttcttgcccctcccattttatcgaggatgcatcgggtggtgacttgtgtggacttggggcagccacgtatcccagaatgcatttcgtagcaccgatggcggaggagaggactcacaactgtaaagttacaggtttcgaaatactactgttttagtagtacggaatgtggttttaagattattttatgtgagaaagtggatgttaaaacttcaaatctgtggtcgattcatcacgatagcgcgtagtttaaaatttgctccaaagtttcCGGAGATgaccggcagacgagctgcgatggtgacgtcatcaaatACGACCTGTGACTGAATGtagggtcgtttctcaataccaagttCGGACTcacgaacttggcagttcggactgAGCAAGTTGGACCTgtgagtacagtctctccaggacgggaggacgcaggacggtcattctgcgatagggacggcagcgtacttgatgacgtcaccatcgcagctcgtctgccggtcATCTCCGgaaactttggagcaaattttaaactacgcgcaatcgtgatgaatcgaccacagatttgaagttataaaataatcttaaaaccacattccgtactactaaaacagtagtatttcgaaacctgtaactttacagttgtgagtcctctcctccgccatcggtgctacgaaatgcattctgggatacgtggctgccccaagtccacacaagtcaccacccgatgcatcctccataaaatgggaggggcaagaacacgtccgggtatttgactgtacttggcgagatgcggacttttgaATCGGAACAGAacttggactgagactgatgacgtttgtcaagtacacaagaacacaagaacagagaagaacgcaCGTTGAGAAAGGCCCACTGTTAGCCGTGGCAACACTGTACTTCCTGTTCACATCTcccaaagcatcatgggaactGTAGTTCTGAGTATGATTATCCCCCAAATAGAAGGAAGATAACAGCGTGGTTCTTAtgctcctctttccttcctcctccctcttcctcttcctcttcctcttcctcaggctCTCTGAGTGACGACCCCCTCTTCCCTAAAGCTCCGTGGCCGagcccctccctctgctcctcctgccaCGAGGAGAAAAATGGCGTCCATGTCTGGAATAATGACAacgtcctcctctttctccaacAACACTACGGAGCCTCCAACCTGTCCCCCAAATACTCGCTGACTCCTCCACGACTCCCCGCACCTCCTCCTAATACGGATGCTGACCCTGACCCTGTGCAGACCAGCCGGCCTCAGGAGGAGCAccaaggaggagaaggaggaggaggagacggcaaagagaggaaggagctAGAGAGGAAAGCTGATGAGCAGCCGGAGCCTCGAGCTGGACACAAGGCGGAGAGGGGGGAGGTGTTGGGTCTGGGAGGGgcaggtgagggaggaggagcagcaggaggaggtgtttGGATTCTGGGTCTGGGTTTCAATAGTGTGGacatgagtctgtgtgtggtcCTCTACATCTGctcctgcctcttcctcatgctcctcttcttcttcttcaaagtCCGATCCAGGAGGTGGAAGCTCCGATATTCCCGCCTCCACGTTTGACCAGGCCCAGACCGGTTTGACCAGGTTTAGACCGGTTTGACCAGGACCAGACCGGTTTGACCAGGATTAGACCGGTTTGACCAGGCCCAGACCGGTTTGACCAGGATTAGACCGGTTTGACCAGGACCAGACCGGTTTGACCAGGCCCAGACCGGTTTGACCAGGATTAGACCGGTTTGACCAGGACCAGACCGGTTTGACCAGGCCCAGACCGGTTTGACCAGGACCAGACTCGTTGACCAGGACCAGCTGGTCTTGACTGGTTTGACCAGGTGTGTCTGAAGTTTTCTCTGTGTCACACCTGTTAGCAGCGTTAAAGGTCTGGCCACCTGGAGTCCTGGTTGAATCAGGACCTGGACCTCACCCGTCTGCCACCTGTTCGACATGTCAGGAGGTGTTTTTATCTCCATTGATGGTCTAACGTGCCAGACTTTGGGACCTGGTCTGGATTCGTTGTATTTAAAGAATCACTTTTAAGCAGGACAGACCcgaactggatttatttattttcacatgtCAAACTGGATCAGACTGTGTGGTGAGCAGGCGTACGTTCAGGTCTGTGTCCGACCTGGACTGGACCTGCTGGTCTGGGCCAGGTGGACTCAGTTCAAACCTCCCAGAACTCAGCAGGAGGGCCGTGGGCATGAAACCAGAAGAAGACTGGGACTGGGACTGAACTGGACCAGACTGGTTCTGCTGTGTTCACTTTGTGCCAAATCCTGTTGACAGacaacacacctgtgtgtgcgcgtgcgtgtgtgggcATGCGCGTGTGTGggcgtgcgcgtgcgtgcgtgcgtgcgtgcgtgcgcttTCCATTAAATAAACTATATTTCTCTTAACTGTGAACCATGAACCGTCCTGATGAATTGAtttctacagacagacagacagactgattgattgattgactgattgattgattgattgattgactgattggaGGTAtcattgatcagctgatcatctTGTTTTAAAGTGCAGATCCTGCAGATTGTGGATTTGGGGGGTGTGGCGCCTCCCTGTGgtgactgcacacacaaactgaaacctGTTTGAAGGACCTGATGACATCAGCTGATCATTGTTTTTGAGGTGACCATCGTCACGATTGATCCTTCAGTTCTACACGTGACCACGATGTGATTAGAGAGCAACAGCCAACAGAACTAGAGTAAACCAGTGACAGTGAACCTAACACAGCAGTCCACCTCAAAGAGCCTTCTGTCTGTGGATGTTAATGTCGTCTCAAATCACGTAATTTAAAGTGATGTTAACCATTTCAGACCTTGAATTTTTACATTACTTCAAGGTTTTCCAGGACTTTCAGACCCTGTTGAAGTGTTTCCAAGTTACTGCTGACGGTCTGTTCAAAGGCAGAAGAAGTGGAGCCGCTCAGTGATGTCATCTGtcagctgatgatgtcatcgtgatgcttttttctgctctcaaacaaacaaaaatctatGAAACAAAACGTTGTTTGACTTTGGAATAAACATCCAAACAGCTGAGTGTGATGAAGGTCATGTGACGTCGTCATGAACACGTTGTGTTTGATGTATTTCAACGTTTTGAAAACTTTTCTTTGAAGGACAGTTTGACCcggaaataaaaagcaaaaattcAAGTTGTAACAGGAATAAACAGGAAAATCAGTGTTTAATCCGATGAAAAGTCAgcgagaaaaagaagaaacaagctgattcatttttctcagttggaaatcaaacatttattcatgtttttaaactTATTTTTAATCTACTTCAATTTTAAAAGTTTGAGTTAAAAACACAAgtgacaaaaagaaatgttgaattctcaaattgaacattttaatggaaaacgaaaataaataaaagatggaGAACGTGATAAAAGTCGATCATAAAGCTTCAGGAAATTTTGaatttgagtatttttattGGAAGATTTAATATTTTGATTTCAGGTTTTTAAGTGTCATTTcagtagtttgacatttaaatatttcgTTACTTGCAGGTGAGTGTCAGATGACAgattttctgctgctcagtgtttcctgttggttttcatttcctttaacATTCGATGTGCGTCTGGCTGAAACCATCCTCAGCAGGTGTCGTCTGGTAGCTTCAGGTAAATTCAGGCCGCGttgactgtctgtcttttctttattgattagttgtttgtatttttgtggaGGAAAGTTTGTGATGTGATGAGCGATGAGTcgggagctgctgctgctgtggagctaaaaaaaaaagctgttggGTTTCTGGTGGTGAAAGCTGATGGTGTTTTATCCGCTGGTACCTGAACGCACCGTCCCTGCGTCTCACAGCTTCACTGCGACTTTAACaccaaacaaactgctgaaatgttcagactctgcttctgttcactgcttccttctgtttgtatttttctgaaatgaCCGTCAGAATAAACCCTgttgatgaataaatgaatgaatgaatcctcACTGACTCCATCTTTACTGCGGACTACTGGCTGCCCTGAACCAGAGCAAAGGCAGCAGAAAGCTTCAGCTCAGGCTTTGCATCTGAAAACCAGTtctttgaaatgtgctgcagaaagtgaccgtctgacctttgaccttgtcAGGTTGGTTCACGTAATAAAGAAGACATCCTGCTAACCATGCTAGCAGGTTAGCTCAGGATGCTCATGTCAGTctcaatgacaatgctaacatgctaaccttTAGCAAGCACAAtgtaccatgttcaccatcatagctgaatgttagcatgctaacatttgctaattagcagcaaacacaaagtccaaCTGATGCTCCGCCTTCCTCATTTAAATACTGAGGTCCTCAGACTGACGCTGGACGATGAAGCAGcaaacacctcacacacacacacgaaaggCAACATGTCGTCTGCTTGTCCAAAACCAGTGTGGCTCCACCTTCactgtcagaggtcagaggtcactgacTCCCTGCATACAGAGGTCAACCATGTGATGCGCTGGTCCTTAAAAGGTGATGTAAATGATGATGATAGAgactcttcctctgcagatgtGCAGATGGTTGATATTTGTCTGAACAGCCATGTTTACACGGCTAACAGGcgctgctaacagctaattcggCAGACTGCTAATGGAGACACTGTGACTAAATGTATGTCATCCACTGTACTTCCTGCCTGCACGAGCTGTCCTTGTGAGAACATTacattgacttccattcatAGTGGTCAGccaaacctgaacctgaacttCACCTCAGCTCACACTTTAACCCTGAACAGGATGATTAGAACGATGCCTCGTTAGGACCAGACTCTGGGCGCTTATACTGTATAAGGTCCTCAAtacataacaaaaacacacacacacacacacacacacacacacacagcaggtactGTAAGTCCTTttttagcccccccccccccccccccccccccccccacacacacacacacatccacccaccATCTCTCTGTTTAATATTGGATGGGCAACTTTAAATACAGACTgcaacctgtctgtctgacagagagacagacagacggagagacagacagacacagagacagatggacagagattctctctgtctgacagagacagacacagagacagatggacggacagagaTTCTGTCCGTCCGTCCTGTCTGTTCAAAACTGTTTTGAACTATATGTGATGATGGAAGCTGAGGCAgcaaaaagctgctgtgtgtgtgtgtgtgtgtgtgtgtgtgtgtttgtgtgtgcttctgtgtgtgtgtgtgtgtgtgtgtgtgtgtgtgtgtgtgtgtatgtgtgtgtgtgtctttgtgtgtgtgtgtgtgtgtgtgtctttgtgtgtgtgtgcttctgtgtgtgtgtgtgtctttgtgtgtgcttctgtgtgtgtgtctttgtgtgtgtgtgcttctgtgtgtgtgtgtgtctttgtgtgtgtgtgtttctgtttgtgtgtgtgtgtgtctttgtgtgtgtgcttctgtgtgtgtgtgtgtgtgtgtgtgtgtgtgtgtgtgtgtgtgtgtcagcctggcACACAGTCGCAGTATGCACGCTATGTACTCGGCATGCCAACTCAGCCTCGGCACTGCAATGCAGCGCTGTGCATTTGGCCAAGTCATgccacacgcgcgcgcgcacacacacacacacacacacacacacacacacacacacacacgtgtgtgcatgagtgtgtgtgtgtgtgtgacagtgcacacgtgtgtcttggtgtgtgtttctgtgtgtttcatgttcaaCCTTGCAGTGTGTTCTTCCCTATAGCACATGAACAGTG
This Chaetodon auriga isolate fChaAug3 chromosome 5, fChaAug3.hap1, whole genome shotgun sequence DNA region includes the following protein-coding sequences:
- the qsox2 gene encoding sulfhydryl oxidase 2 yields the protein MLRFWFKAAVVVWLVRGYLGAAARLYTEEDPLVILSSSSLKPTVTNSSSAWLVQFFSSWCGHCIQYSSTWKALAQDVKDWQQAVSVGVLDCAQEENFDVCKEYSIKFYPTFKYFRAHSPETDRGTTYRGADREIQSVRQLMVNILQNHTKLDRPDHCPPLEPFSSVELLPLLGQRSDHYTAIIMEEPESYVGREVILDLLQYSGVEVKRALSSDVPLLDALKITTIPSIYLLHPNGTHTHLHVQKKLRFFFSSLLRTLPGVQRRLKWGSSSSSSGGQTGALPDKQSTEPWRDFDRAKVYTADLESALHYLLRVELATHHTLEGEELKIFKDFVTLVAKLYPGGGSVVKLMETLSDWLLSLPLQRIPYQAVLDLVDNKMRISGVFLGAELRWVGCQGSRPGLRGYPCALWTLFHVLTVQHDATPTALENTGLEGEAAPVLQVMRQYIRTFFGCQQCGRHFEQAAAVSLERVQTREDQVLWLWNQHNMVNYRLAGSLSDDPLFPKAPWPSPSLCSSCHEEKNGVHVWNNDNVLLFLQQHYGASNLSPKYSLTPPRLPAPPPNTDADPDPVQTSRPQEEHQGGEGGGGDGKERKELERKADEQPEPRAGHKAERGEVLGLGGAGEGGGAAGGGVWILGLGFNSVDMSLCVVLYICSCLFLMLLFFFFKVRSRRWKLRYSRLHV